The Falco naumanni isolate bFalNau1 chromosome 1, bFalNau1.pat, whole genome shotgun sequence genome window below encodes:
- the CRYBA1 gene encoding LOW QUALITY PROTEIN: beta-crystallin A3 (The sequence of the model RefSeq protein was modified relative to this genomic sequence to represent the inferred CDS: deleted 1 base in 1 codon): MGEAAVPPELDTVPAAKMAQTNPLPVPMGPWKITVYDQENFQGKRMEFTSACPNIMECGFDNIRSLKVECGAWVGYEHTGFCGQQFILERGEYPRWDAWSGSNAYHIERLMSFRPVCSANHKESKITVFEKDNFIGRQWEIGDDYPSLQAMGWANNEVGSMKIQCGAWVCYQYPGYRGYQYVLESDHHGGDYKHWREWGSHAQTSQIQSIRRVQQ; encoded by the exons ATGGGCGAAGCAGCAGTA CCGCCTGAGCTAG acACCGTACCAGCAGCAAAGATGGCTCAGACAAACCCTCTGCCTGTCCCCATGGGCCCATGGAAG ATCACCGTCTATGACCAAGAAAACTTCCAGGGCAAGAGGATGGAATTCACTTCAGCCTGTCCAAACATCATGGAGTGCGGCTTCGACAACATCCGCTCCCTGAAGGTGGAGTGTGGAGC CTGGGTCGGTTACGAACACACCGGCTTCTGCGGGCAGCAGTTCATCCTGGAGAGGGGAGAGTACCCACGCTGGGACGCCTGGAGCGGCAGCAATGCCTACCACATCGAGCGCCTGATGTCCTTCCGCCCCGTCTGCTCCGCT aaTCACAAGGAATCCAAGATCACTGTCTTTGAGAAAGACAACTTCATCGGCCGCCAGTGGGAGATCGGCGATGACTACCCCTCGCTGCAGGCCATGGGCTGGGCCAACAACGAAGTGGGCTCCATGAAGATCCAGTGCGGCGC ctggGTTTGCTACCAATACCCTGGGTACCGTGGCTACCAGTATGTCCTGGAGTCCGACCACCACGGAGGAGACTACAAGCACTGGAGAGAGTGGGGTTCGCATGCCCAGACCTCCCAGATCCAATCCATCAGGCGTGTCCAGCAGTAG